The genomic interval AACTGTGTCAAGTGCTCCGCAAACGATACTCTGACCGACATCTTGTAGTTTTTCTCTTTGCGCACAATTTAAGCTCAAATGCGTGAAATCTGCCGTATTCTGTTTAATCAGAGGACGTTTATTAGACAATGAGCGCTGTGCTGTGGTTCTTTGCTTGTCCTGCCTTCAGCGTCTTTGTTTCCTATTTGATACGAGGACACTGTTGACATTACCTCTCATTAGAGGTTCCTCTGGTGAAGTTAATTGATTGGATTTGTGCATTTCCAAGTGCTCAGAGAGCTTTCTGATGACTGAGGATGTTGTTTGGCCACAACAAATGACTCTCAATGAGTGACAGTTATCAATCGATTAAAAGTCATTCGGTAGGTTTAATAGAAATTCCAACAATACAAATCAGGCATTATATTTTGTGAACgcagaagaaaaaataaatacagaaaaaaatgttcaaattagGAGAAGACAcatgagaaataaaacacaacaccacGTCATCACACAAGGTAGTCTGTTGAACTTGATCTCACTCCTTAAAACGCAGAAAAAAGGTGATTTTATAGTGGTCCTACAACAAAAACGTTTCATACCAAACAGAATTTTTCGCACCAAACACAATTTCGTGCTACAGTTTACCTGCTTGGggtcattaaaacaaaaaaaatccagttaacagaaaacattttcacaataaatagAATCAAGTGAGGAAGGAAAAAATTATTTAAATCTCTCCAACAGTTACATAACTTAACACTTAAAATATATTTTGGATATGGATACTTAGCAGTTTCACTaaacagacatgagaggagTGGTAGTCGAGGTTTAATACTGGATGTAGTGTTCGTACCAGCAGGTTACAGAATAATGTGTACAACCCCATTCCAAAGAGGCTGGGACTCTGTGGGAAACTTAAATACACAATGCAGTCACTTACAGTCCATGTagcctctttcatacccaatcatgatactctcacctgttaccaatcaacctgtttacctgtggaatgttccaaacaggtgtttttggagcgttccacatctttcccagtctttagttgctcttgtccaaacttgtttgaaacatgttgctgcatcagatttagACTAAACAGGTCAAACAttaatatgttgtctttgtactgttttcagtgtagAATGTGTCAaaaagcaaatgatcacattctgttttatttgttttacacagcatcccaacttaTCTGGAATCTGGGTTGTGAGATCTATAATTTGCTATGTTCTAGTGGTGCTGAGACAAACGTTTCCACAGCAATCCTTTGGACGACACAGGCTACTTTTGTTCGTGGTTTACATTTTAATTGTGCAGTATTTTTATCACTACCCACTAATCATGCTACATTTCTACCTGTAGTCCACTGGCACCATCGTATACTGTACTTCAGAGGGTAGAAgacacacccccccccccccacacacacacacacaactctagAAAATCTGACTACCACTGTCAGATCCTCAGTGATATGATACAGTAGTTTTCCACAGTCTTGGTGAAATTACAGTGATGTGATGCTCTATGTAAAGTTCTGTGTAAAGTGAGTAATCTCCTCAGTTTGTGGTAAGAACGAGCTCCCCCAGagcttctgaaatgtgctgGCGGTTGTGGTGCAGAGCAAATTCACATCCCCCTGAGCGCCACACACCGGTGTTGTGTAATGCTTGATTTCTGCTGTAGTGCTTCCCACCCTCTCATCAGGCAAAAATATATACTGAAACACTCAAGTGACTGTTGCCATCTGGTGGTCAGAGCATGTTACTGATCGGCACAGTGGTCAAAGGACTTCAGGGTTGATTTCCCATTGTGCTGATGAGTAGGATTTACCCTGATAGTCGCACTGAATagccattttgtttcacttcagtaTTGTTGCTGAATGGCTGAATAGACAAATCTGGGACCGGACGAGACTTTTGTGGACCCCCAGCCAGAGTTAAAGTGAGCAACTGAAATTgaattgcatgtttttttttctgctacagcCCATCAGATGGCTGTTAGATCTCCATCTACGTATCGGAGCCAGGCttgttgattcattttaaaCCATATTTGCATAAAGCTGTAACGTCACGGTTCTATATTTGGGATAGAAAGAcccttttttcttccctttattTTGGCGTTACATTTCACTGCATgtgatttcagttggactttgaGGCTCAAGGCAATCTTTGATGAGCTGTCATGAAATGTAGAACCTTAAACTTCATGTTAACATACAGTGAAATCAGGACTTTTGTCTCTGAATGGATATGTAGAGGCTCGGTGTCTTACAGTCACGTTGTTGTGTCTATTTCTGTATCTGGACGAGctcagaaatgttttaaaatagaAAACGTACTGTGCATGCTTTTAACACTGACGTCAATCAAATGCCATCTAGGTTCTAGATTTGCATTTGATTGAAAAAACTAAACCGTAATCTCACGAGCCGCCAGCCCGTTTTCCAACCTTGAACAATGGTCTCTTCCTTTCAGTCCCAAGAAGCAGGACGCTCTCAGAAATCCCCAGAGAACATTTCCTTGCTGCTCATTTTCAGACAGACTTGAAATAAACCCAAGAGTTGGATTATTCTCCAACTGTGCCATTATCACAAGAAATCATAGAAAAACTGGGACGTTTTGTGCGGGGAGAGCCTGACTGGAAGCTGAATCTGGTTAAAATAAGGAAAATGCACGTCCAGAATTTCAGCAGAAGACTGATCAAGGCAGGATATGTAGTCCTCGTCTTGTTTCAGCATCGTCGGTTGGAGGATGGGTATTTGGTTTTCAGGCCTTCTTTGAAGCTGCGAAACAGAACCCGGTTATGTTTGTTCTCCTCGTCCTTCCTGGCGTGGAAGTCCCCCTGGATCTTGAAGCCCCGGTGCACCACGAAGGCTGTGCTCAGCACTGAGAACCTATATCCGGCCACGTGGAGCTCGCAGGCctgcagggacagaaaacaggaTTTGAAGGCAGATGTGGAAGTGGGGAGCGACGAGGGGGAAAGGTGAGATGGTAGATGAGAATGACAGACGAGACAGATTGGGCACAGGTGAGAGGAAAGGTGACAGCAAGGAGGACAGAACAGatgggaaaagaggaggaagagatgaaatgTGTTGAAGAAATAAGGCATGAGGAAGATGGGGAGAAACAAGTGCAAAGAGACGTGATGAAAAAGGTAAAGGTGGATTCATTAAGGTGAGAGGTGTCAGAGATACAGAATTTGACCAGCCATCAAAGACACCATCTGATCTCAACCTTCGTGCAAACTACTGTAAATAAAAGGCACGATAAGACTGATTTTATGTCAAAGATGGACAGTTGTTCAGGACAATATCTGCAAAATATCATCTCCTATCTGCAGAAGACAGGACTGAAATGGTGTCTTTACAGTTGTTGGCGCTGACGATGCACAGGCCTTTTGCATGTCTTCATCCTCCAATGCACCTGCCAGCCTGGTGTGCATTTGACTACATTCAATCTAGACAAAAGATCTTAAGTCATGGTTCATTCACTAGTTTTTTACAGAACTTTCAGCTGAATATCAGTCTTAATTGGCTAGTGCATCGACCTGGAGTTGTGATTTTTGTCTTCATCAAACTAGGATGCCAAGGTCATGAGTAAACTTCCACATATAAATGTTCAAATTGTACAAACCTGGCTGATACGATTGAAGCCATATTGCTTGAAGTTCTCATCGTAGAGGGGCACAGTGTGGGGCCCAATGTAAAAAGGCTCCCAGGGGTCCACCCAGGTGAGGGTGTAGGCAACTTCCAGGGTTCCCGTCTCCCTGACGTGGCTGTTAACCCACTGTGAGTAGTTGGTGGGGGCTTGACAGCGCGGACACAGCTCTTCATAGAACGGCCGGACCTCACCGACCTGGTAGAGCTGAACCAGCTCCGCCTTGGTGGCAGGCATCTTTCTGGCATGGCGGATCTCGAAGGCAGGCAAGACAAACACCTCGTCGCTGGCCGGCTCACGCCTCATGATCATGGCCAGGAACTGCTGGTGCAGGTCAGCGCTTGGCATCATGTCGATGTCAATGACCAGGATGTAGGAGGACTCCGTGCCACCTCGGGCAACATTTCGAAGAAGGTTGTTGGGGTAGGAGATGTTTCCACTGATGGCATAGTTCTTGTATTTATCCATGTGGGTCTCCAGTCTGGAGAACACAGAGGCACAGTCCTCAAGCCCCACGAAATGCTCACGGTCCTGCTCTGGGAAACTGGCCATCTCTCCTGAGAGGCAGACCAAGTGGAAGTCCACCAGGGATTGGATCTGAGGGCAGAAGAAGCTGAGTGCATAGACCAGAGCTGTGGCAAACTTGACATCCTGCCCATGTGCGAATATGGCCACAGAGAGAGGGTTTTGCCACCTTTCCAGAAGAGACTCCAGGTGATGCAGGTTGTTGATGGTCGTGTGTGTGGCTAAAGCCAGGACATTGGAGCTGGGGTCGGATCCTGGTTTCTGATTTGTGGTGAAGTCACTTTTGATCAAGTTCTTGTACACCCGGTACTGACCACTGTTGTCAAAGATGCCACCGGTAGACAGCGAGTATCTCAGACGCTCCTTCCGGGAGTTTTTCTCGGGGTGCCCATTTTTCTTGCCTCCGGAACCTCCAAAGAGCTCAGAGTACCGGTACCGCTGCTGCTTACCGTGAAACTTGGACAAAAAGGACAGGTATATGAGCTGCAGGAGCGCCACTATCAGCAGAGCACTCAGCACCACTTTGAAGGCGGAGCATTTCTTGGAGAGATGCATTCCAGAGAAGCTACAAACCGGCCAGTTTCTGTACACAAAGCGGGTCCAAACACCGGAGCAGGCTGCCGTTTCTTTGAGGGCTGGCTATTTCTGTCCAAGCGTCCCAGCTAACGTTACCTACATTGCTGTCACAATGCTAACACTGCAGCCTGTTCGGCTGGAAATGCGACGAAAAGCCGGCTGCATGTTCTGCTGGCTCGCGGCAACGCTGCGCCAGATTTTCACAAGGCCCTCGACAGAATGAATAACACGACGAAACTAATCCAGATACCGTGTTCTCCATCAAAACACCACACAGTTGTTACCATCCTGCGCTGCTGCTGCGACAGCGGCGCATGTGCTACGTAATAACCGTAATGTCTGGAGCAAAGGCGCCACCGAATTAGATCCCGCAGCTCTGCTAGCCGGCTAGCTGTCAGGTAAACTGGTGCTAATGGTCACGGGTAAGAATAAAGGGCTGTTGTCGCCACTTCTTCAATTCATGTGAGAACGAGATGTtgataataaatacattttattttatagcaAAGTCTTGCAGTAACAATTAATTAAAAGCCTGCATGGTACAGTCAGTCACAAAGCTGGGAGCCctttagggttttttttaatgcagtttttgtcttaaaattgaattgaaaattcCAAAACCCAGACCGACAGTAGAGGCCTCACTTTTCTAAAAATCCCATACAGAATCACTTAGTCCCCCAGAAAGTCTTGAATGTGAATTATTCCTAATATAAGTAATGTAAACTGAGGTTGTGTGTAGATGGAAATCAGCCAACCCCAATTTGATTTGTCTGCATTATTTTGCAGTCTAAATATGAaattaccacacacacatgcatggactGCTGCTCGAATGGGTTCCACTTTCTGAAAAAGTTATATAGGCAGCGTCATAAGGGCTTTGTGCCACACAGTAATAAGGACGTAAGACACCGGACACAATTGTAACATTCTTTAATCCATGAATAtcatcaacaaaaacatttttgtccttACAACTACACAAACAGTGTGGCAGCACACATCAGGTCCTAGATGGCACTTCTTCAATTTAAACTGTGCCAGGAAATGAATTGAACCACTCTGAGCTCAAGCACGGGCCACAGATCAGAAAGAATATGACcagtttcattgtgttttcagtgatacGCTTTATTATTAATGTGTGGTGGTGACTTCTTGTCCCTTGTATATTAAATGTTTCACAGAGGGAGGCCGAACAAAGCCAACAGATTCATTCAGATCTATGGTGACATGTTTACAGTATAATCTCTTGTTCATGTTCATAGCACATGTTGTCAAAATGCCTTCCAGGACCTGTGCTGCCTTGGCAAGGGTGACTCCGCAATGCTCTACCTACTATAGGGCTTTATGAAATCAGCTTTTGTATTTCCTCATTTCTACGTTGTTAGTTCAAAGTTTACAAAATGCAAAAGCGTGTTTACTTAAAAATGCACTGTGATCTAGTTTTTATTTAATAACCGTGTGCCTTGTATGTTCTAGGCATTTGAATGCTTTTAGCTTTGAAATAACCCAGCACCTTGGCaatcgtgtgtgtgttacatgtgaCTAAAACAAATAGTTGAATTTGATTGTTTCATTCATGCCAAGTAtttcagaaattaaaaaaaaaaaaaaaaaagtcagcttCACTGACAAGGCAAATGCAAGACACAcatccgtttttttttttttacacatactaGCATTCACGTACGTAAGCAAAGAACTGTGTGTACTGTTTGATATACCAGGTGCATTATGTTTAGCAGAATTTTCACCAATCTTGAAAAACCAAAGTTATCCTGTGAAAGGTTCAGTCACTGAACCCAGATTCTGTGATTGTGttgtcagtgctgcagaaatCATAAGGCCCTACTGTTGCGCTCTGTCATCACAAACTACGACACTAAAACACCAGCTCCGCTTTTAGTCCCGCCTCCTTCGCTTTCCCTGGAAGATGCTGCCGACTGCCCCTGTGCCTCTCCTTCACCTTCTCCCATCAACCGGATGTTGTAGCGTTCCCTGTACTCTGTCAGCTCCCGTCCTTtcatctgcatctgtgtgttgaGGGACTCGGTTATTTTGGAGATCTGcagggggaggaaagggaaaatGTTAGATTGGTGCCTGAATATCTACTTTAA from Chaetodon auriga isolate fChaAug3 chromosome 24, fChaAug3.hap1, whole genome shotgun sequence carries:
- the b4gat1 gene encoding beta-1,4-glucuronyltransferase 1, yielding MHLSKKCSAFKVVLSALLIVALLQLIYLSFLSKFHGKQQRYRYSELFGGSGGKKNGHPEKNSRKERLRYSLSTGGIFDNSGQYRVYKNLIKSDFTTNQKPGSDPSSNVLALATHTTINNLHHLESLLERWQNPLSVAIFAHGQDVKFATALVYALSFFCPQIQSLVDFHLVCLSGEMASFPEQDREHFVGLEDCASVFSRLETHMDKYKNYAISGNISYPNNLLRNVARGGTESSYILVIDIDMMPSADLHQQFLAMIMRREPASDEVFVLPAFEIRHARKMPATKAELVQLYQVGEVRPFYEELCPRCQAPTNYSQWVNSHVRETGTLEVAYTLTWVDPWEPFYIGPHTVPLYDENFKQYGFNRISQACELHVAGYRFSVLSTAFVVHRGFKIQGDFHARKDEENKHNRVLFRSFKEGLKTKYPSSNRRC